A region from the Aquipuribacter hungaricus genome encodes:
- a CDS encoding cyclase family protein, translating into MTQILDLSHDLAPGMYTHPGLPGPEHEAFRSREDYRRSTGTTFQVDRVCMVGNTGTYLDSPFHRFADGTDLAGVPLAAVADVPLVLVDARGGRAVGADVLAGALGDEDVEGAAVLVRTDGDARWGSEAYAADAPFLTGDAAAWLAERRPTLVGIDSVNIDDLDDTVRPVHTTLLGAGVLVLEHLTGLAALPARGARLHAVPLAWHGLGTWPVRAYALVDGPA; encoded by the coding sequence ATGACGCAGATCCTCGACCTCTCGCACGACCTCGCCCCCGGCATGTACACCCACCCCGGGCTGCCCGGGCCGGAGCACGAGGCGTTCCGCAGCCGCGAGGACTACCGGCGGAGCACCGGCACGACGTTCCAGGTCGACCGGGTCTGCATGGTCGGCAACACCGGCACCTACCTCGACAGCCCGTTCCACCGCTTCGCCGACGGCACCGACCTCGCCGGTGTCCCGCTGGCCGCCGTGGCCGACGTCCCGCTCGTCCTCGTCGACGCCCGCGGCGGGCGGGCCGTCGGCGCCGACGTGCTGGCGGGGGCCCTCGGTGACGAGGACGTCGAAGGCGCGGCTGTCCTCGTGCGCACCGACGGGGACGCCCGGTGGGGCTCGGAGGCCTACGCGGCCGACGCGCCCTTCCTCACCGGCGACGCGGCGGCCTGGCTGGCGGAGCGACGGCCGACCCTGGTCGGCATCGACTCGGTGAACATCGACGACCTGGACGACACCGTCCGCCCCGTGCACACCACCCTCCTGGGGGCCGGCGTCCTCGTGCTCGAGCACCTCACCGGCCTGGCAGCGCTGCCCGCCCGGGGCGCCCGGCTGCACGCGGTGCCGCTGGCGTGGCACGGGCTCGGCACCTGGCCGGTACGCGCCTACGCGCTCGTCGACGGCCCGGCGTGA
- the recD gene encoding exodeoxyribonuclease V subunit alpha — MSVHSPELALRADGLLAELNVAGVLTAADVHVARRLGALVQETDEQVLLAAALTVRSTRAGSVVVDLATVAETAVPDVDEAAADLVTLPPDLPWPDVAGWVQACAASPLTRGPGAPLRQRGSRLWLARYDAQEQQVVDELRRRTAELPDDLDLDRLAGGLDRLFPRSGDADQRRAAAVCALSRVSVLAGGPGTGKTTTVARLLALVTEQHPTWRVALAAPTGKAAARLEEAVRRSASQLPSEADRRGVDGLTGVTLHRLLGWRPGSRSRFRHDATNRLPVEVVVVDEASMVPLTMMARLLEALREDTRLVLVGDPDQLASVEAGAVLGDLVDRASLGARTPAMTAALDAVSPDHGSAPAPPGPAARVRDGIAALTVNHRFAAGSAIGGLADAVRAGDVDRAVDLLRSGGEGVELLEVADDDPLTPALLAPVETDVRAWGAALRRTALAGDPSAALEALDAHRLLCAHRRGPRGVQHWEWLTTRWLAEDRSDDPADLGGQRADGHHPGEPLLVTTNDYETNLFNGDTGVVVADPGGGMRAWFARGGEPTPVALARLGDVRPVHAMTVHRSQGSQFDRVTVVLPTAASPLATRETLYTAITRAVRHVRVVGSAEAFAASVDRPAARATGLRERL, encoded by the coding sequence ATGAGCGTGCACTCCCCCGAGCTCGCGCTGCGCGCCGACGGCCTGCTCGCCGAGCTCAACGTCGCCGGCGTGCTCACCGCGGCCGACGTGCACGTCGCCCGCCGGCTGGGCGCGCTCGTGCAGGAGACGGACGAGCAGGTGCTGCTCGCCGCTGCCCTCACCGTCCGGTCCACGCGTGCCGGGTCGGTCGTCGTCGACCTCGCGACCGTGGCGGAGACGGCCGTGCCCGACGTGGACGAGGCCGCCGCCGACCTGGTCACGCTCCCGCCCGACCTGCCGTGGCCCGACGTCGCCGGCTGGGTGCAGGCCTGCGCGGCCAGCCCGCTCACCCGCGGGCCCGGTGCCCCTCTGCGCCAGCGCGGCTCCCGGCTCTGGCTGGCCCGCTACGACGCCCAGGAGCAGCAGGTGGTCGACGAGCTGCGCCGCCGGACGGCCGAGCTGCCCGACGACCTGGACCTCGACCGGCTCGCGGGCGGGCTGGACAGGCTGTTCCCCCGGTCCGGGGACGCCGACCAGCGGCGGGCCGCGGCGGTGTGCGCCCTGTCGCGGGTGTCCGTGCTCGCCGGCGGGCCCGGCACGGGCAAGACCACCACGGTGGCGCGCCTGCTGGCCCTGGTCACCGAGCAGCACCCGACGTGGCGGGTGGCCCTCGCGGCGCCGACGGGCAAGGCCGCCGCCCGGCTGGAGGAGGCCGTCCGCCGCTCGGCGTCCCAGCTCCCGTCCGAGGCCGACCGCCGGGGTGTCGACGGGCTCACCGGCGTCACGCTGCACCGCCTGCTCGGATGGCGCCCCGGCTCCCGCAGCCGCTTCCGGCACGACGCGACCAACCGGCTCCCCGTCGAGGTGGTCGTGGTGGACGAGGCGTCGATGGTGCCGCTGACGATGATGGCCCGGCTTCTCGAGGCGCTGCGCGAGGACACCCGCCTCGTGCTGGTCGGCGACCCCGACCAGCTCGCCTCGGTCGAGGCCGGCGCGGTGCTCGGTGACCTGGTGGACCGGGCCTCGCTGGGCGCGCGCACCCCGGCCATGACCGCCGCCCTGGACGCGGTGTCGCCGGACCACGGCTCGGCGCCGGCACCACCCGGCCCCGCGGCACGGGTGCGGGACGGGATCGCGGCGCTCACGGTCAACCACCGGTTCGCCGCGGGGTCGGCCATCGGCGGGCTCGCCGACGCCGTCCGCGCCGGTGACGTCGACCGCGCCGTGGACCTGCTGCGCTCCGGCGGGGAGGGTGTCGAGCTGCTCGAGGTCGCCGACGACGACCCGCTGACCCCGGCGCTCCTGGCGCCCGTCGAGACCGACGTGCGGGCGTGGGGGGCGGCTCTGCGCCGGACCGCCCTGGCCGGGGACCCGTCCGCGGCGCTCGAGGCCCTCGACGCCCACCGCCTGCTCTGCGCCCACCGGCGGGGACCCCGAGGCGTGCAGCACTGGGAGTGGCTCACCACCCGCTGGCTCGCCGAGGACCGCAGCGACGACCCCGCAGACCTCGGGGGGCAGCGGGCCGACGGCCACCACCCGGGCGAGCCGCTGCTCGTCACGACCAACGACTACGAGACCAACCTGTTCAACGGCGACACCGGGGTCGTCGTGGCGGACCCGGGCGGCGGGATGCGTGCCTGGTTCGCCCGCGGCGGCGAGCCGACGCCGGTGGCGCTCGCCCGGCTCGGCGACGTGCGACCGGTCCACGCCATGACGGTCCACCGCAGCCAGGGGTCGCAGTTCGACCGCGTGACCGTCGTGCTGCCGACCGCCGCGTCGCCCCTGGCCACCCGGGAGACGCTGTACACGGCCATCACCCGCGCCGTCCGCCATGTCCGTGTCGTCGGCTCCGCCGAGGCGTTCGCCGCGTCCGTCGACCGCCCGGCCGCCCGGGCGACCGGCCTGCGCGAACGCCTCTGA
- a CDS encoding LysR family transcriptional regulator → MTLDPRRLLVLRAVHRHGGVLAAAERLGLTPSAVSQHLARLEAETGLALVDRSRLGGGRSLALTAVGQAVSAHADDLAAALEAAEQTVSTLRGAAAGPVVVGAFPTALRRLVAPAVAGLLTSHPAVRPRVVEASDPAATHDLAAGRLDVAVLERDGDAPVGSTPGVVVRPLLRDPYRVVVPTSWPARTTAEVLSGPWVAGPPGSTARAALDRLVGGRGPAVAHVCLEYPAVLALVGAGLGAALVPDLALDQLRHPDVRTHGAPGAPPVQGSAHDDAIATPGTAGTTGAGLTDGLDAGARVLTVAHREGRHEPTAAAEVVLAALRRQAARPGGA, encoded by the coding sequence ATGACGCTCGACCCCCGGCGCCTGCTCGTGCTGCGCGCCGTGCACCGGCACGGCGGCGTGCTCGCCGCTGCCGAACGTCTCGGCCTCACGCCGTCCGCCGTCAGCCAGCACCTGGCCCGGCTCGAGGCCGAGACGGGGCTCGCGCTGGTCGACCGGTCCCGCCTGGGCGGCGGGCGCAGCCTGGCCCTCACCGCGGTCGGCCAGGCGGTCAGCGCGCACGCCGACGACCTGGCGGCAGCCCTCGAGGCCGCGGAGCAGACGGTGTCCACCCTGCGCGGCGCGGCTGCCGGGCCCGTCGTGGTGGGTGCCTTCCCCACCGCCCTCCGCCGGCTCGTCGCGCCGGCCGTCGCCGGGCTGCTGACCAGCCACCCCGCGGTCCGGCCCCGGGTGGTCGAGGCCAGCGACCCCGCCGCCACCCACGACCTGGCCGCGGGACGCCTCGACGTCGCGGTCCTCGAGCGCGACGGTGACGCCCCGGTCGGCAGCACCCCGGGCGTGGTCGTCCGCCCGCTGCTGCGCGACCCCTACCGGGTCGTCGTGCCGACCTCGTGGCCCGCCCGCACGACGGCAGAGGTCCTCTCCGGGCCGTGGGTGGCCGGCCCCCCGGGCAGCACCGCGCGGGCCGCGCTGGACCGGCTCGTCGGCGGCCGGGGCCCCGCCGTCGCCCACGTCTGCCTGGAGTACCCCGCCGTCCTCGCCCTGGTCGGTGCCGGGCTGGGGGCCGCCCTCGTCCCCGACCTCGCGCTGGACCAGCTCCGCCACCCCGACGTCCGCACCCACGGGGCGCCGGGCGCCCCGCCGGTCCAGGGCTCCGCCCACGACGACGCCATCGCCACGCCCGGGACGGCCGGTACCACCGGCGCCGGCCTCACAGACGGCCTCGACGCCGGGGCCAGGGTGCTGACCGTCGCCCACCGCGAGGGCCGCCACGAGCCGACGGCCGCCGCAGAGGTGGTGCTCGCCGCGCTGCGCCGACAGGCCGCCCGCCCCGGCGGGGCCTGA
- a CDS encoding UvrD-helicase domain-containing protein produces MSLFDATVDDAPHAPGAITVPSGSPESGTVVDPPPFDLGGTLPSGTSVIEASAGTGKTYTIARLVSRYVAEGLPGGRPLGMDELLVVSFSRESSRELRARVRERLVLDRDDAAAGPVRSRLDQALADFDGATVTTTHAFCHAMLRELGTAADHDRDAVLVEDPSDLVTEVADDLYVRKWGHPSAEGATMRPEEFRALARAVAFEASTPLVPRADLTDDEGARLRARVATAVRDEVVRRKRLGRVIDYDDMVDRLDMALRDPDTSDVAAARMRARFRVVLVDEFQDTDPVQWRILCTAFHGHATLVLVGDPKQAIYGFRGADVRSYLDARHDAGSLTTLPRNYRSDAGVLAGLSALLGGAALGDEAIRVLPVGAQHEGRMLDVGAPVELRVVPREGHSLNRSDLVPAGAARTTVREDCVRQVVGLLSGGHVLCDRSSALAEERHERPLHPGDIAVIVRTNPEATAVQDRLRQAGVPAVVSGRSSVFATPAAEEWQWLLEALEQPHRPARLRRLAVGRLVGMDAAALVTGDELDTLALRVRAWLRVLADRGVAALFEAVQVGLGLQERLLSQPDGERLLTDLRHVGEVLHGAALDADLGLTALASWLHRRRTELTDPGERSRRLETDADAVQVLTSHMSKGLEFPVVLAPSLWSHWSPTPAYPRFHDERGTRTRDVGGAGSPGFDEHAAAQQREEADEELRLAYVTLTRAKAKVITWWAPTANTTSAPLHRLLLHDDPTTVAPLKVAVPSDAAALTAFRARATASGGTLSVAPVPVDGTVPPVGVWQVPTAPAPRLELGRLARDLDLTWRRTSYSAITHAAHEATYSAGPGSATTPTVPGFGSEPETSQKDDEADVEESDDVRPPADDPDAALHDVPSRWHDLAGGTGFGTLVHRVLEHHDPAVHGPGGPSSLADLVGSLTRGRDPVPLTDALATALATPLGPLADDLSFGQVRRQDMLPELDFELPLAGGDTPGAGAALLGGLVDLWRRHVPTGVLSGYPDALAQLATPPLRGYLSGSVDAVVRVGAPGAERYLVVDHKTNRLAPREEPLTAWHYRHDALERSMVDAHYPLQALLYTVALHRFLRWRRPGYDAERHLGGVLYLYLRGMSGPGVHGADGHVPGVFAWRPPAGLVVDLSDLLAGGA; encoded by the coding sequence ATGAGCCTCTTCGACGCCACGGTGGACGACGCCCCCCACGCGCCGGGCGCCATCACTGTGCCGTCGGGGTCTCCGGAGTCGGGGACGGTCGTAGACCCGCCGCCGTTCGACCTGGGCGGGACCCTGCCCAGCGGCACGAGCGTCATCGAGGCCAGCGCCGGGACCGGCAAGACGTACACGATCGCCCGCCTGGTCTCCCGCTACGTCGCCGAGGGGCTGCCCGGCGGGCGTCCTCTCGGCATGGACGAGCTGCTCGTGGTCAGCTTCAGCCGCGAGTCCTCCCGCGAGCTGCGGGCACGGGTGCGGGAACGGCTGGTGCTGGACCGGGACGACGCAGCCGCGGGTCCGGTGCGCTCGCGGCTGGACCAGGCGCTCGCCGACTTCGACGGGGCGACGGTCACCACGACGCACGCCTTCTGCCACGCCATGCTCCGCGAGCTGGGGACCGCAGCGGACCACGACCGGGACGCCGTCCTGGTCGAGGACCCCTCGGACCTGGTGACGGAGGTCGCCGACGACCTGTACGTCCGCAAGTGGGGCCACCCCTCGGCGGAGGGCGCGACGATGCGTCCCGAGGAGTTCCGCGCCCTCGCGCGGGCCGTCGCCTTCGAGGCCTCGACGCCGCTGGTCCCCCGCGCCGACCTCACCGACGACGAGGGGGCGAGGCTCCGCGCCCGGGTCGCGACCGCCGTGCGCGACGAGGTCGTCCGCCGCAAGCGCCTCGGCCGCGTCATCGACTACGACGACATGGTCGACCGGCTGGACATGGCCCTGCGGGACCCCGACACCTCCGACGTGGCCGCCGCCCGGATGCGGGCCCGCTTCCGGGTCGTGCTCGTCGACGAGTTCCAGGACACCGACCCCGTGCAGTGGCGCATCCTCTGCACCGCGTTCCACGGCCACGCCACCCTCGTCCTGGTCGGCGACCCCAAGCAGGCCATCTACGGCTTCCGCGGCGCCGACGTCCGCTCCTACCTCGACGCCCGGCACGACGCCGGCTCCCTGACCACGCTGCCCCGCAACTACCGCAGCGACGCCGGCGTGCTCGCCGGGCTGTCGGCGCTGCTGGGCGGCGCGGCCCTCGGCGACGAGGCCATCCGCGTGCTCCCCGTCGGCGCCCAGCACGAGGGGCGCATGCTCGACGTGGGCGCCCCGGTCGAGCTGCGGGTGGTCCCTCGCGAGGGCCACTCCCTCAACCGCTCGGACCTGGTGCCCGCGGGCGCGGCACGGACGACGGTGCGGGAGGACTGCGTCCGCCAGGTGGTCGGGCTGCTGTCGGGCGGGCACGTGCTGTGCGACCGCAGCAGCGCCTTGGCGGAGGAGCGGCACGAGCGCCCGCTGCACCCCGGGGACATCGCGGTCATCGTCCGCACGAACCCGGAGGCGACGGCGGTCCAGGACCGGCTGCGCCAGGCCGGCGTCCCCGCCGTCGTGTCCGGGCGGAGCAGCGTGTTCGCCACGCCCGCTGCCGAGGAGTGGCAGTGGTTGCTCGAGGCGCTGGAGCAGCCGCACCGCCCGGCCCGGCTGCGCCGGCTCGCCGTAGGGCGGCTGGTGGGGATGGACGCGGCGGCCCTCGTCACGGGCGACGAGCTCGACACCCTCGCGCTGCGCGTGCGCGCGTGGCTGCGCGTCCTCGCCGACCGCGGGGTGGCGGCCCTGTTCGAGGCGGTGCAGGTGGGGCTCGGCCTGCAGGAGCGGCTCCTGTCCCAGCCGGACGGCGAGCGGCTGCTCACCGACCTCCGCCACGTCGGGGAGGTGCTGCACGGCGCCGCCCTCGACGCGGACCTCGGGCTCACGGCGCTGGCCTCCTGGCTGCACCGGCGCCGGACCGAGCTCACGGACCCCGGCGAGCGGAGCCGCCGTCTGGAGACGGACGCCGACGCGGTGCAGGTCCTCACCTCGCACATGAGCAAGGGCCTGGAGTTCCCGGTCGTCCTGGCGCCCTCGCTGTGGAGCCACTGGTCCCCCACGCCCGCCTACCCGCGCTTCCACGACGAGCGCGGCACCCGCACCCGCGACGTCGGCGGCGCCGGCAGCCCGGGCTTCGACGAGCACGCCGCTGCCCAGCAGCGCGAGGAGGCCGACGAGGAGCTCCGCCTGGCCTACGTCACGCTGACCCGCGCCAAGGCGAAGGTCATCACGTGGTGGGCGCCCACGGCGAACACCACGTCCGCCCCGCTGCACCGGCTGCTGCTCCACGACGACCCCACGACCGTGGCGCCGCTCAAGGTCGCCGTCCCGAGCGACGCCGCCGCCCTGACGGCCTTCCGGGCGCGGGCCACCGCCAGCGGCGGGACGTTGTCGGTGGCGCCGGTGCCCGTGGACGGCACCGTCCCCCCGGTCGGCGTCTGGCAGGTACCGACAGCCCCGGCACCCCGGCTCGAGCTGGGCCGGCTGGCGCGCGACCTCGACCTCACCTGGCGCCGGACCAGCTACAGCGCCATCACCCACGCCGCGCACGAGGCGACGTACTCAGCCGGCCCCGGCAGCGCGACGACGCCGACGGTCCCGGGGTTCGGCAGCGAGCCGGAGACCTCGCAGAAGGACGACGAGGCGGACGTCGAGGAGTCCGACGACGTGAGGCCCCCCGCCGACGACCCCGACGCGGCCCTGCACGACGTGCCCTCCCGCTGGCACGACCTCGCCGGCGGCACCGGGTTCGGCACCCTCGTCCACCGGGTCCTCGAGCACCACGACCCGGCCGTCCACGGCCCGGGCGGCCCGTCGTCCCTCGCCGACCTCGTCGGGTCGCTCACCCGGGGGCGGGACCCCGTCCCGCTGACGGACGCGCTCGCGACCGCCCTGGCGACCCCGCTGGGCCCGCTGGCCGACGACCTGTCCTTCGGGCAGGTCCGCCGCCAGGACATGCTGCCGGAGCTCGACTTCGAGCTGCCCCTGGCCGGCGGCGACACCCCCGGGGCAGGCGCCGCGCTCCTCGGCGGGCTCGTCGACCTCTGGCGCCGTCACGTCCCTACCGGGGTGCTGTCCGGGTACCCCGACGCCCTGGCCCAGCTCGCTACGCCCCCGCTGCGCGGCTACCTCAGCGGGTCGGTGGACGCGGTGGTCCGGGTGGGCGCGCCCGGGGCCGAGCGGTACCTCGTCGTGGACCACAAGACGAACCGGCTCGCCCCGCGCGAGGAGCCCCTCACCGCCTGGCACTACCGGCACGACGCCCTCGAGCGGTCCATGGTCGACGCGCACTACCCGCTGCAGGCCCTGCTGTATACGGTCGCGCTGCACCGCTTCCTCCGCTGGCGCCGCCCCGGCTACGACGCGGAGCGCCACCTCGGCGGGGTGCTGTACCTGTACCTGCGCGGCATGAGCGGCCCCGGGGTGCACGGCGCCGACGGGCACGTGCCCGGGGTGTTCGCCTGGCGACCGCCCGCCGGGCTCGTCGTCGACCTCTCCGACCTGCTGGCAGGTGGCGCATGA